One genomic segment of Myxococcus guangdongensis includes these proteins:
- a CDS encoding TetR/AcrR family transcriptional regulator: protein MTAARAEFARKGLRGARIEDITAACGLSKGAFYLHFESKEALFAEVLTSFETRLNAMNSRRMEAMERHLREHGLPGPRDRLERTERYQCFFQTEIDFDLESLELMWAHRDIVAVLVNGSQGTPFESLLWRMTDAQVERVARDFRRLQEAGAVDQEMDARLFASFIVGAFVLLAQRMVHLQEKPDLSAWAHTLQRLCEGGTLPRFETPAVARPPARAQRPQTSTRREPARAKTRHTPRKRP from the coding sequence ATGACCGCCGCCCGGGCGGAGTTCGCCCGCAAGGGGCTGCGCGGAGCGCGCATCGAGGACATCACCGCCGCGTGCGGACTCTCCAAGGGCGCCTTCTACCTGCACTTCGAGTCGAAGGAGGCGCTGTTCGCCGAGGTGCTCACCTCGTTCGAGACGCGGCTCAACGCGATGAACTCGCGACGGATGGAGGCGATGGAGCGCCACCTGCGCGAGCACGGGTTGCCCGGGCCGAGAGACAGGTTGGAGCGCACCGAGCGCTACCAGTGCTTCTTCCAGACCGAAATCGACTTCGACCTGGAGTCGCTCGAGCTGATGTGGGCCCACCGGGACATCGTCGCGGTGCTCGTCAACGGCAGCCAGGGCACGCCCTTCGAGTCGCTCTTGTGGCGCATGACGGACGCGCAGGTGGAGCGCGTGGCGCGCGACTTCCGACGGCTGCAGGAGGCGGGCGCGGTGGACCAGGAGATGGACGCGCGGCTGTTCGCCTCGTTCATCGTCGGCGCGTTCGTGCTGCTCGCGCAGCGCATGGTCCACTTGCAGGAGAAGCCGGACCTGAGCGCCTGGGCGCACACGCTCCAGCGCCTGTGCGAGGGCGGCACGCTGCCCCGCTTCGAGACGCCCGCTGTCGCCCGCCCTCCCGCGCGCGCGCAGCGACCCCAGACTTCCACGCGTCGGGAACCCGCCCGCGCGAAGACCCGCCACACCCCGAGGAAACGTCCGTGA
- a CDS encoding DUF2293 domain-containing protein, translating to MPESLTFAPTSDPRRVRAPDGRVLSVPEGWALLPPGDAGLTRRVKAAGPTWTVVEKVGRKLFSRGVWAPAPHILQAKAALEAERATPAYAKKLAAGRERRAREQEEYEVDFANSVLRFLAFSPAWLSHAKKLAVLVSAHATPVGSGTVARTERIPVERRAEAAVIAWMRHQTTQYDDMSIARVKGARREVRRELAEISRAVLDLHRRDVPHGPAACPLCTALSRVGAGTPQT from the coding sequence ATGCCCGAATCCCTGACGTTCGCCCCCACCTCGGACCCCCGCCGCGTGCGCGCCCCGGATGGCCGCGTGCTCTCCGTGCCGGAGGGCTGGGCCCTGCTGCCTCCTGGTGACGCCGGCCTCACCCGCCGCGTGAAGGCCGCGGGCCCCACCTGGACCGTGGTGGAGAAGGTGGGCCGCAAGCTCTTCTCCCGAGGCGTGTGGGCCCCCGCGCCGCACATCCTCCAGGCCAAGGCCGCGCTGGAGGCCGAGCGCGCCACTCCCGCCTACGCCAAGAAGCTGGCCGCCGGCCGCGAGCGCCGCGCCCGCGAACAGGAGGAGTACGAGGTCGACTTCGCCAACAGCGTGCTGCGCTTCCTCGCCTTCTCCCCCGCGTGGCTCTCCCACGCCAAGAAGCTGGCGGTGCTCGTCTCCGCGCACGCCACCCCCGTGGGCAGCGGCACCGTGGCCCGCACGGAGCGCATCCCCGTGGAGCGCCGCGCCGAGGCCGCCGTCATCGCCTGGATGCGCCACCAGACGACCCAGTACGACGACATGAGCATCGCCCGCGTGAAGGGCGCCCGGCGCGAGGTGCGCCGCGAGCTGGCGGAAATCTCCCGCGCCGTGCTGGACCTGCACCGCCGCGACGTGCCCCACGGCCCTGCCGCGTGTCCGCTGTGCACCGCCCTGTCGCGTGTGGGCGCGGGTACTCCCCAGACGTGA
- the rnz gene encoding ribonuclease Z: protein MSLLRLTFLGTSAAQPTLHRNLSGLAVKADTDLLLFDCGEGSQRQMVRFGTGFTVDAVFFTHFHADHYLGIIGFLRTLGMMGREHAIHLYGPPPARRLLHQAVHLGVEAMSFPVEIHEVKDGDVVQRNGYALHAIGVDHRINALAYALVEDERPGRFHLEKARELGVPPGPHYGKLQKGESVTLEDGRVVKPEDVLGAPRPGRKLVISGDTRPCAAVVKAAQDADLLIHESTFSDDEQARALETHHSTAREAARVAREAGARRLVLTHLSSRHDTDPAKLLTQAREEYKGPCEVAYDGFTLELPLRD from the coding sequence ATGTCCCTCCTCAGGCTCACCTTCCTCGGCACCTCCGCCGCCCAGCCCACCCTGCACCGCAACCTGTCGGGCCTCGCGGTGAAGGCGGACACGGACCTGCTGCTGTTCGACTGCGGCGAGGGCAGCCAGCGGCAGATGGTGCGCTTCGGCACGGGCTTCACGGTGGACGCGGTCTTCTTCACGCACTTCCACGCCGACCACTACCTGGGAATCATCGGCTTCTTGCGCACGCTGGGGATGATGGGGCGCGAGCACGCCATCCACCTGTATGGCCCGCCCCCGGCCCGGCGCCTGTTGCACCAGGCGGTGCACCTGGGCGTGGAGGCCATGTCCTTCCCCGTCGAAATCCACGAGGTGAAGGACGGGGACGTGGTGCAGCGCAACGGCTACGCGCTGCACGCCATCGGCGTGGACCACCGCATCAACGCGCTGGCGTACGCGCTGGTGGAGGACGAGCGGCCGGGGCGCTTCCACCTGGAGAAGGCGCGCGAGCTGGGCGTGCCGCCGGGGCCCCACTACGGAAAGCTGCAGAAGGGGGAGAGCGTCACGCTGGAGGACGGGCGCGTGGTGAAGCCCGAGGACGTGCTGGGCGCGCCGCGGCCGGGGCGCAAGCTGGTCATCTCCGGGGACACGCGGCCGTGCGCCGCGGTGGTGAAGGCGGCCCAGGACGCGGACCTGCTCATCCACGAGTCCACCTTCTCCGATGACGAGCAGGCGCGGGCGCTGGAGACGCATCACTCCACGGCGCGCGAGGCGGCGCGGGTGGCGAGGGAGGCGGGAGCACGCAGGCTGGTGCTCACCCACCTGTCCAGCCGCCACGACACGGACCCCGCGAAGCTGCTCACGCAGGCGCGCGAGGAGTACAAGGGGCCCTGTGAGGTGGCGTACGACGGCTTCACCCTGGAGCTGCCGCTGCGCGACTGA
- a CDS encoding alpha/beta fold hydrolase → MDAPALASLSIPLASLRMQALEAGPTDGPLILLLHGFPELSESWRDVLPVLGAAGYHAVAPDLRGYGGTDRPRTGYDLDTLAEDIYQLARHLQPDRPIHLVGHDWGGGIAYHVAATRPDIVATLTVVNCPHPAVLLRRIWRPAQLRRSWYMFFFQLPWLPERALSANNGARVPGLIRAGMARNSQVSDARLAPYAQNLAHPDAARAAVDYYRQSFRDLLTPNGARRLLQGYPRIRAPFRLVWAEEDRALGRELTEDLEPWFELPPQVRYLPGVGHFAPLEAPARVSAQILEHVGTHPPQPTRPA, encoded by the coding sequence ATGGACGCCCCCGCGCTCGCCTCGCTGTCCATTCCCCTGGCCTCGCTGCGCATGCAGGCATTGGAAGCGGGACCCACGGACGGTCCGCTCATCCTCCTGCTGCACGGCTTCCCCGAGCTGTCGGAGAGCTGGCGTGACGTGCTGCCCGTGCTCGGCGCGGCGGGCTATCACGCCGTGGCCCCGGACCTGCGCGGCTACGGCGGCACGGACCGTCCCCGAACGGGCTACGACCTCGACACGCTCGCCGAGGACATCTACCAACTCGCCCGCCACCTCCAGCCCGACCGCCCCATCCACCTCGTGGGCCACGACTGGGGCGGCGGCATCGCCTACCACGTGGCCGCGACCCGCCCGGACATCGTCGCCACCCTCACCGTCGTCAACTGTCCCCACCCCGCCGTCCTGCTGCGCCGCATCTGGCGACCCGCCCAGCTGCGCCGCTCCTGGTACATGTTCTTCTTCCAGCTCCCCTGGCTGCCCGAGCGCGCCCTGTCCGCGAACAACGGCGCCCGCGTCCCAGGCCTCATCCGCGCGGGCATGGCCCGGAACTCCCAGGTCAGCGACGCGCGCCTCGCCCCGTACGCCCAGAACCTCGCCCACCCGGACGCCGCCCGCGCCGCCGTGGATTACTACCGCCAGTCCTTCCGCGACCTCCTCACCCCCAACGGCGCCCGCCGCCTGCTCCAGGGCTACCCCCGCATCCGCGCCCCCTTCCGCCTGGTCTGGGCCGAGGAGGACCGCGCCCTGGGCCGCGAGCTCACCGAGGACCTGGAGCCCTGGTTCGAGCTGCCTCCCCAGGTGCGCTACCTCCCGGGCGTGGGCCACTTCGCCCCCCTGGAGGCGCCGGCCCGGGTTTCCGCGCAGATCCTCGAACACGTGGGCACACACCCGCCCCAGCCCACACGCCCAGCGTAG
- a CDS encoding amidohydrolase: MLRRIGGLLGAVLLLSLLGGCTRNTPRPDTAGTSVYVAARVRTLDPGRPVVEALAVREGKVLATGTRDEVLAAAGPGARVVDLGTATIVPGLTDSHGHLSSLGQWEATVTLLGATTKEEALARVANAPSTSYQGEWLVGQGWDQNDWPEKTFPTRQDLDAKHPRTPVYLTRIDGHAAWVNSEALRRAGITRATQDPNGGRILRDASGEPTGILVDNAIGLIHTVLPPLTETERAAQLTAALTRAARVGLTGVHDAGMDLATFQLLQRMDKEGKLPLRVYAMADGQAPERAEFLRMGPYHGERLTLRAVKLVLDGALGSRGAALHQDYSDEPGHRGLLLLTPEEYEKRVTDFMRAGFQVCTHAIGDRANTLVLDTLARAMQATSTQDGRHRVEHAQIMGLDDITRLGRIGLIASVQPTHATSDMPWAEARVGPERIRGAYAWQRLKSSGAVLALGSDFPVERPDVLAGLYAARTRQDARGTPEGGWYADQRLSGQEALEGFTVGAAWASFAEARRGRLQPGMDADFVALSIDPVDAPVSELPGAQVHLTVVGGDEVHRATP; encoded by the coding sequence ATGCTGCGACGAATCGGCGGGCTCCTCGGTGCGGTACTGCTCCTCTCCCTTCTCGGCGGCTGCACGCGGAACACTCCGCGCCCGGACACCGCGGGCACCTCCGTCTATGTGGCCGCGCGCGTGCGCACCCTCGACCCGGGCCGCCCCGTCGTCGAGGCCCTCGCCGTGCGCGAAGGCAAGGTGCTCGCCACCGGCACCCGTGACGAAGTGCTCGCCGCCGCCGGTCCCGGCGCGCGCGTCGTGGACCTGGGCACCGCCACCATCGTCCCCGGCCTCACCGACTCGCACGGCCACCTGTCCTCGCTCGGTCAGTGGGAGGCCACCGTCACCCTGCTCGGCGCCACCACCAAGGAGGAGGCCCTCGCCCGCGTCGCCAACGCGCCGAGCACCTCCTACCAAGGCGAGTGGCTCGTCGGCCAAGGCTGGGACCAGAACGACTGGCCCGAGAAGACCTTCCCCACCCGCCAGGACCTCGACGCCAAGCACCCGCGCACGCCCGTGTACCTCACGCGCATCGACGGCCACGCGGCCTGGGTGAACAGCGAGGCGCTGCGCCGCGCCGGCATCACCCGCGCCACCCAGGACCCCAACGGCGGCCGCATCCTCCGCGACGCCAGCGGCGAGCCCACCGGCATCCTCGTCGACAACGCCATCGGCCTGATTCACACCGTGCTGCCGCCCCTCACGGAGACCGAGCGCGCCGCGCAGCTCACCGCCGCCCTCACCCGCGCCGCGCGCGTGGGCCTCACCGGCGTGCACGACGCCGGCATGGACCTGGCCACCTTCCAACTGCTCCAGCGCATGGACAAGGAAGGCAAGCTGCCGCTGCGCGTCTACGCCATGGCCGACGGACAGGCCCCCGAGCGCGCCGAGTTCCTCCGCATGGGCCCCTACCACGGCGAGCGCCTCACCCTGCGCGCGGTGAAGCTCGTGCTCGACGGAGCGCTCGGCAGCCGAGGCGCCGCCCTGCACCAGGACTACAGCGACGAGCCCGGCCACCGCGGCCTGTTGCTCCTCACCCCCGAGGAGTACGAGAAGCGCGTCACCGACTTCATGCGCGCGGGCTTCCAGGTCTGCACCCACGCCATCGGCGACCGCGCCAACACGCTGGTGCTGGACACCCTCGCGCGCGCGATGCAGGCCACGTCCACGCAGGACGGCCGCCACCGCGTGGAGCACGCGCAAATCATGGGCCTGGACGACATCACCCGCCTGGGCCGCATCGGCCTCATCGCCAGCGTGCAGCCCACGCACGCCACCAGCGACATGCCCTGGGCCGAGGCGCGCGTGGGCCCCGAGCGCATCCGCGGCGCCTACGCCTGGCAGCGCCTGAAGTCCTCCGGCGCCGTGCTCGCCCTGGGCAGCGACTTCCCCGTGGAGCGCCCCGACGTGCTCGCCGGCCTCTACGCCGCGCGCACGCGCCAGGACGCGCGCGGCACGCCCGAGGGCGGCTGGTACGCCGACCAGCGCCTCAGCGGACAAGAGGCCCTGGAGGGCTTCACCGTGGGCGCCGCCTGGGCCTCCTTCGCCGAGGCGCGCCGCGGCCGCCTGCAGCCCGGCATGGACGCGGACTTCGTCGCCCTGTCCATCGACCCCGTGGACGCGCCCGTCTCCGAGCTGCCCGGCGCCCAGGTCCACCTCACCGTGGTGGGCGGCGATGAAGTCCACCGCGCCACCCCGTGA
- a CDS encoding DUF6068 family protein, whose translation MRKPSASFLSRSALLCAALTLGSGCESTKPRAAGPTDGVPVTQGGTSGSATDAPTGTATPEAPGSTKGTSAWHRARVGDQVVYSFSAIRTPPRDAQGGSAAAGKLTLEVAAVEGSRVWLTLTLESDKGGELTQPRLSRRLAIPMRVEASRPLEVAREGTATSEQPTAAGRTWEAKRYLRDNRPVDGPLENRLYAVDAGPLYLTNGLLDASTTLSGFGAAGSHQLTLVSVRQGREGAGMAPDLEWPLGPGTWFDREMESEGTKTVLRTCQSAEAGYVLRTEAPVNPATDEAPCQDFSQASVMPLEEVLLSFISLGLEPKQWPPVVPNSAPAVRETLAVGTKRVPVLQVDANEGPTNAKQVRTLLFAADPWEKTLGGLAHEARFEPLSDFTYRVSSKGKRESQGGAKLTGFGAWQP comes from the coding sequence ATGCGAAAGCCCTCCGCTTCCTTCCTGTCCCGCTCCGCGCTCTTGTGCGCGGCGCTGACGCTCGGCTCCGGCTGTGAGAGCACGAAGCCCCGCGCCGCGGGCCCTACCGATGGGGTTCCGGTGACGCAAGGCGGCACGTCCGGGAGCGCCACGGACGCGCCCACGGGCACCGCCACGCCGGAGGCTCCCGGCTCGACGAAGGGGACCTCCGCCTGGCACCGCGCCCGGGTGGGCGACCAGGTCGTCTATTCGTTCTCCGCGATTCGCACGCCGCCGCGCGACGCGCAGGGTGGCTCGGCCGCGGCGGGCAAGCTGACCTTGGAGGTCGCGGCGGTGGAGGGCTCGCGCGTGTGGCTGACCCTGACGCTCGAGAGCGACAAGGGCGGTGAGCTGACGCAGCCCCGGCTGTCGCGGCGGCTGGCGATTCCCATGCGCGTGGAGGCCTCCCGGCCGCTGGAGGTGGCGCGCGAGGGCACCGCGACGTCCGAGCAGCCCACGGCCGCGGGCCGCACCTGGGAGGCGAAGCGTTATCTGCGCGACAATCGCCCGGTGGATGGTCCGCTGGAGAACCGGCTGTACGCGGTGGACGCGGGGCCGCTGTATCTGACGAACGGGCTGCTCGACGCGAGCACCACGCTGTCGGGCTTCGGCGCCGCGGGGAGCCATCAGCTGACGTTGGTGTCGGTGCGCCAGGGCAGGGAGGGCGCGGGCATGGCGCCGGACCTGGAGTGGCCGCTGGGTCCTGGCACGTGGTTCGACCGGGAGATGGAGTCGGAGGGCACGAAGACGGTGCTGCGCACGTGCCAGTCGGCGGAGGCCGGTTACGTGCTGCGCACGGAGGCGCCGGTGAACCCCGCGACGGACGAGGCGCCGTGCCAGGACTTCTCGCAGGCGAGCGTGATGCCGTTGGAGGAGGTGCTGCTGTCGTTCATCTCGCTGGGGCTGGAGCCCAAGCAGTGGCCGCCCGTCGTCCCCAACTCGGCGCCGGCCGTGCGCGAGACGCTGGCGGTGGGCACCAAGCGGGTGCCGGTGCTCCAGGTGGACGCCAACGAGGGGCCGACGAACGCGAAGCAGGTGCGCACGCTGCTGTTCGCCGCGGACCCGTGGGAGAAGACGCTCGGCGGGCTGGCGCACGAGGCGCGGTTCGAGCCGCTGTCGGACTTCACCTATCGCGTCTCGTCCAAGGGCAAGCGTGAGTCGCAGGGTGGCGCGAAGCTGACGGGCTTCGGTGCGTGGCAGCCGTGA
- a CDS encoding DUF4286 family protein — MTTLYTVVIEVEPGAEAAWNQWHEGTHVPEVLREPGFLGCRKWRDTERAPDGWARYVCHFELGSEADFQRYTTSDAAKHLRAESLARFGTVTRHSRQVLSEVKRF, encoded by the coding sequence GTGACGACGCTGTACACCGTGGTCATCGAGGTGGAGCCGGGCGCGGAGGCCGCGTGGAATCAGTGGCACGAGGGGACACACGTCCCCGAGGTGCTGCGCGAGCCGGGATTCCTGGGGTGCCGCAAGTGGAGGGACACGGAGCGGGCCCCGGATGGCTGGGCCCGGTACGTGTGTCACTTCGAGCTGGGGAGTGAGGCGGACTTCCAACGCTACACCACGAGCGACGCGGCGAAGCACTTGCGAGCGGAGTCGCTCGCGCGCTTCGGGACGGTGACGCGGCACTCGCGGCAGGTTCTGTCCGAGGTGAAGCGGTTCTGA
- a CDS encoding GNAT family N-acetyltransferase, whose translation MHERQLIPMDVAGTAVLVAARMLLEEPDVEEFFGWWRPEAGGRPPGRWSAAEGTRLFAVAERGNGVIGLAALTNIRREEHYARVCCSILAQHRQNGAGHWTMSELIRQGVRLDGLRHLETSVRAGHTTSLTTLESLGFRRLDVSGHPSSDTTPRAYVYLRLDLPSESAGYFPRVIARNLCA comes from the coding sequence ATGCATGAGCGTCAGCTCATTCCGATGGATGTGGCGGGGACCGCTGTCCTGGTGGCTGCTCGGATGTTGTTGGAGGAGCCGGATGTCGAGGAGTTCTTCGGCTGGTGGAGGCCCGAGGCGGGAGGACGTCCTCCCGGTCGCTGGAGCGCGGCGGAGGGGACCCGGTTGTTCGCCGTGGCCGAGCGGGGCAACGGCGTCATCGGCCTCGCCGCGCTGACCAACATCCGCCGCGAGGAGCACTACGCCCGCGTGTGCTGCTCCATCCTGGCGCAGCATCGCCAGAATGGTGCAGGGCACTGGACCATGTCGGAGCTCATCCGGCAGGGCGTCAGGCTGGATGGATTGCGACACCTGGAGACCTCCGTCCGCGCGGGCCACACCACGTCACTCACGACCCTGGAGTCGCTCGGCTTCCGGCGCCTGGACGTTTCCGGCCATCCGTCCAGCGACACGACCCCACGCGCCTATGTCTATCTCAGGCTGGATTTGCCCTCCGAGTCGGCGGGGTACTTCCCACGCGTCATCGCGCGCAATCTCTGCGCGTGA